A single genomic interval of Streptomyces graminofaciens harbors:
- a CDS encoding electron transfer flavoprotein subunit beta/FixA family protein has protein sequence MNIVVLVKQVPDTGAERTLSQADHLLDREDADLVLDEINERATEEALSLKESADAHITVVSMGPDSAREAIRKVLAMGADRGIHICDDRLRGADVLTTAKALAAAVRTVEDVDLVLAGDTTTDGRASAVPAVVADLLALPQVTHVRKLDVDAGRVRAERETENGEVTLDAPLPALVSVTEKINEPRYPSFKGIMAAKKKPVDTVDLDDLFPDADHTAFLVTRTRVLEAVPRPPRSAGTRITDDGSAGRQLAAYLIAQKLV, from the coding sequence GTGAACATCGTCGTACTCGTCAAACAGGTCCCGGACACGGGTGCCGAACGCACCCTGTCCCAGGCCGACCACCTCCTCGACCGCGAGGACGCCGACCTCGTCCTGGACGAGATCAACGAGCGCGCCACCGAAGAGGCCCTGAGTCTGAAGGAGTCGGCGGACGCCCACATCACCGTCGTCTCCATGGGACCCGACTCCGCGCGCGAAGCCATCCGCAAGGTGCTGGCGATGGGCGCCGACCGGGGCATCCACATCTGCGACGACCGTCTGCGCGGCGCGGACGTGCTGACCACCGCGAAGGCCCTGGCGGCCGCCGTGCGGACCGTGGAGGACGTCGACCTGGTACTCGCCGGTGACACGACCACCGACGGTCGGGCGAGCGCGGTCCCCGCGGTCGTCGCGGACCTGCTCGCCCTGCCCCAGGTGACCCACGTACGGAAGCTCGACGTGGACGCCGGACGGGTGCGCGCCGAGCGCGAGACCGAGAACGGTGAGGTGACGCTCGACGCCCCGCTGCCCGCGCTGGTCAGCGTCACCGAGAAGATCAACGAGCCGCGCTACCCCTCCTTCAAGGGGATCATGGCCGCCAAGAAGAAGCCGGTGGACACGGTCGACCTCGACGACCTGTTCCCGGACGCGGACCACACCGCATTCCTCGTGACGCGCACCCGTGTGCTGGAGGCCGTCCCGCGGCCCCCGCGTTCAGCCGGAACCCGCATCACGGACGACGGCTCGGCAGGCCGGCAGCTCGCCGCGTACCTGATCGCCCAGAAGCTCGTCTGA